CCGCTGGCTTCTTCGCCTTCGGGGGCATGGGATCGTGTCCCTCCTCTTCTGGGCCGATGCGTCGCGCACTGCCTTCGAAGCCTAGCGCACGGAGGGCGTCGAGCCGGAACGGGCGGCATCCGCCCGCGGCCCGAACTCAGGCCGCTCGCTGGATCGGAGCGGCGCTGCGCTCGACCGCGGCCGCGCACTCGGTCGGCGAGATCAGCTGTCCCCAACCGGTGACCAGCACCACCGGAATTCCGGGTCGCACCCGCGCCGCATGCGAGACGACATCCCAGCCGGTCACGCCCGGCATCGAGAGGTCGGTGAACACCAGATCGATGTCCGAGCCCTCGAGCATCCGGAGCGCCGCCTGTCCCGAGGCGGCCGGCGTTGCCCGGTGTCCCTGTTGTTCCAGCATCTCGACCGTCAGGTTACGGAGCACGGGATCATCCTCCACCACCAGCACGTGTCGGGCAACGGAGGCCGCCCGCACTTCGGGCATCGCGGAGTGGGCAGATCCGCTCCCCGCCAACGGAAAGCGCAACGTGAACGTGGTGCCGGACCCCGGCGCGCTCTCGACCGCGATCTCTCCCCCGAGACGCTCGACGACTCCGAACACCAGCGAGAGTCCCAGTCCGGTACCGCGCGCTCCCTTGGTGGTGAAAAACGGATCGAACACCCGCTCGCGAACTTCGGCCGGCATGCCCTCGCCGTCGTCGGTGAGCCGCAGCACCGCGTGTCCGGCATCGATGCCGACCTCGAATGTGAGTCGCCCACCGCGCGGCATCGCGTCGAGCGCATTGATCACGAGGTTGAGGACCGACTCTCTCAGCTCCGCGGCCTGGGCGCGGATCTCGACCCCGTCCACGAGCTCCGTCCGCACCTCGTAGTGAACGCCTTCGGCTTTCGCACCCTCGAGCCATCGCGGGCGTGTCAGTTCGACGACGTCGCGCACCAGCGCCGCGAGTTCGACAACGGACTCCGCCCGCGCACCTGCGGGTCGGGAGCGCGCGAGGCTCTGGATGCGACCGACGATGCCGACGCTGTCACTGGCGATCTGGCTGATCGATTCGACGCGCGATCGCATCGACGGGAGATCCGCGGCGTGTCGCGCCAGCTGCGCGTGCCCGAGCATCAGGGTCAGCGCGTTGTTGAAATTGTGCGCGACGCCGGCTGCCAGCGTTCCGAGTGACTGGAGTCGCTGCGAGCGGACCATCTGTCGTTCGATGTGCTTCCACTCCTCGACGTCCTGGAGCACCGTCACCACGCCGAGCAGTTGCGCGCGTGCATCGTGAACCGGACCTGCGTTCACCAGTACCGCACGGGGGATCGCATCCGGATTGCACAGCGCGAACTCTTCGGGAACGCACACCTCGCCGGTCGCGAAGGTTCGCGCCATCGGAGAATCGTGACTCGCGCGGCGGTGCATTGCCTCGGCCGGAACGAGCAGGCGGCCGGCGAGATCCTGAAGCGTGGTCGGGGTCGCAGTCGCCGTGTTTCCGAGCATGGTCCGGGACATCGCGTTGTCGAGCGCCGCGGAGCCGTCGCGTCGGAACATGACCACGCCGACCGGCAGAGCGTCGAGGATGCCGCGCAGGCGCGCTCGCTCCTCCTCGACGTCGGCGCGTGCCTCCTCGAGAATCAGGATCAGGAGGCTCAGTGCGATCAGCGTGGCGAGCACCGACGCCAGCGTGTAGCCGATCGCAGTCGCCCACGCGAGATTACCGAACAGCGGGTAGTCGAACTCGTGGAGCCCGGCCAGTGCGAACAGGATCGCGATGACGAGTGAGCCGCGCGTCCGCCGCGTGCGCCGAAGGTGGAGGAAGCTCATTGCCGTAAAGAGATAGCTGCCGCCCAACAGCACGGCATTCGGAAGCTGAGCCCTCGAGAACTCGGTCGCGTACAGCGGCGCCAGCACGCCCCAGGTCAGGAACGGCAACGCGACCAGCACCACCGTGCGTGTCGGGATGCGACCGTGCACGAAGTCGAGGCAACCGCACACCATCAACGCAGCATTCGCGACGAGCAGCACCTGGTCGAGAGCCTGGACCACGTGCAACTCGGGCGCCGAGATCAGGACCCAACTGCACGCCAGGTGCGGAACCGCGGCGAGCCACGACAGCCCCCAGCACAGCGCGTAGCGGCGGCGCGTGTACGCAATCCAGACGTAGAGGAACGATCCGGACAGCACCAGGCAGGCGAGTGCGGTGAAGATCAGCGCGGGCTTGAGGAAGTCCAACGGCGTTAAGCGGCGGCCGCGACTTCGGTTGGAATCGAGAAGTAGAACGTGGCGCCGGCGTCGAGCTGTCCTTCGGCCCAGGTGCGACCGCCGTGGCGCTGGATGATGCGCTGCACGTTTGCGAGGCCGATTCCGGTGCCCTCGAACTCGTCGGCCGCGTGGAGTCGCTGGAACACGCCGAACAACTTGTCGGGGTATGCCATGTCGCCGCGCACCGTGGGCAGCGGATGAACACGCCACTCGACTCGCCGCCTGGCGGGTGCCGGGTTGACCTCGTCTACCAGCTCGTGCACCACGGCATCGAGCGACACCTCGCGCATGGTCATCGCGGTGCGGTTCATGAGCGAGAACTCGAGCAGACCCTCGATGAGCGACCCCATCTTGACTGCCGAGGTGGAGACCGCGTCGAGCAGGCGGCGCGAAGCCACGTCGAGCTGCGGACCAGCCATTTGCTGCAGCATTCCGGAGTATCCGCTGATGTGGCGGAGCGGCGTACGCAGGTCGTGGGAGATCGAATAGCTGAACGCTTCGAGCTGGTGATTTGTTTCACGCATCTGCTTCGCCTGCCGAGTCAGGTCCTCATTCAGCGCCTGCATCCGAAGTTCGGCCTGGCCGCGACGTTCGACCTCGGCCGCGAGCGTCGCGTTCAACTCGAGCAGTGCGGAGCGATTCGGAAAGGTGAGGATTCGCGGCACCAGCCGAACCAGGACGATGGCCGTGACCGCCGAGGCCAGCGCGGTGACGGCCTTGACCACGCCCGCCAGCCAGTACACCGGAACCCATAGCGTCCAGATCGACATCACGTGGGTGGCGCCGAACGCCACAATGAAAGCGCCGAACGAGAAGAACCTCCAGTCGAACGGCACGTCCTTCCGACGACGCACGATGTAGAGAAGGGTGACCGGAATGGTCGCGTACGAGAGCGCGATCACTGCGTCGGACAGGGTGTGCAGCCACACCATCGAGGGCAGCCACAGATAACAATGCCCGTGCGGCATGAACCCCTTGGAGGCGAACAGTGCCGTGACCAGGTTCAAGGTCATTCCCCGTCACACGATGCGCAGGCCATGCCGCGGCCGCCAGGCTGCGAATGCCGAGTATTGCAAGACCCGGTGAGGGGGACGGCGGGTCGCGTCACTCGGCCGGCGAGCCATTAGGAGACGGTGATCGAGCCCGCGGCCGGAGTGCTGAGAGTATCGGCCCGAGCCGTGCAAAACTTGCGTTCCGTTCGACTTCGGATCGACCTCAATCGCCGCAGATCGTGGCGCCGAAGCGTTTGAGGATTACGCCAATCGGCGTCACGATCGCCGAACCGTTGTTGCCGCCGCCGATGATCATGCCGACCGGCCGAGCGTGGTTTTCGGTCACGACGAGGGAGCCCGAATCTCCGAAGTCGCCAAACGCCTTGCTGGTCTTGAGCTGCCCGACCAGCAGCGCCTTGCCGGCCGGGAAGAAGATCTTCACCTGCACGTTGATCGCCTTGATCTTCGCGTGCGTCTCCCCCGTCGTGCGTCCGACCTTCATCACCTTGAGTCCGATCTCGGGCTCTTTCACGTTCGCGCGCGGTGCACCGTAGAACTCGGGCAGGGTCGAGCACGTGAAGTCGTCGCCCGCCAGCCGCGCAATCGCCGCGTCCATCACATTCGGAGTCTTGCCGTCGTAGACCACCGGTTCGAAGTCGGCCAGCGAGCCAATGACGTTCGCGGTCGGTGGTTCAGCGCACTCGGGGTCGCTGTCGGGACGGCTCGGCTGGACGATCGACTCGCCGATCGTCGCCTGGTTCTGTCGTGCGAACACGTGATTGGCGCTCAACGCGTAGCGCTTGCGGCCGACCTTGAGAACGCAGCCAAGCGTTCCAGGCAGGCACTCGTTCGCGTTGCCGCACGAGACCCCGATCGGCGTGGGGCGGTAGCGGCCGGTCAGTGCGAAGGCGTGATATCGCCCGGTGACCTCGGTGACGACGCGAACGCCACCAATCGAAGCCGGGATTCCGCTCACTCCGGCGGACTCGAGGTACACCTCGACGATCGGTTGCCCGAGTTCGTCGACCGCGGCACCGGTGCCCGCCACCCCTTCAATCGCGAGTAGATCAACGGAGGCCAGGTCCTGCGCCACCACGGCACGGGCCAGCTCGGGCGCTGCGATCGTGAACGCGGAGGCGGTGGGTGCGGTCGGCGCGGTCGCCTCGCGCGCACACGAGGCGACGCCAAAGGCGAGCGCGGCGATGAGCAATGCGGAGGGAACAAGTCCGAATCGGGCGCGGCGGTCCATGAAGTCTCCTGATTAGCGGGTTGGAGTCGTCCATTCGACGAGGTGGTGCGCGATGCGCGCGAGACTAGTCCGGCCAAGGGCGGACTGCTAGTCTCATCAACCTTCATTCAGCTTCGCACCCCGCGAACGGAGCCGCCCCCATGAAGCCTTGTTTCGTCCCGACCGCATCCGCCCTGTTGCTCGCCGCGACGTTGCTGACTCCCGGCCTCGCCGGCGCGGTGAACCTGGTTCCGAATCCCAGCTTCGAGACCATCGCGAGTTGCCCACTCGGATTCGGTTCGCTGTTCGTGGCCACCCCGTGGGACGCGCCGACCGCCGGAACCTCCGATGCGCTAAACGCCTGTGCCGTGTTCGGGCCGTTCGCTCCCGGCGTTCCATACAACGCGCTCGGCAATCAGGTCGCGAACACCGGCGTCGGCTACGCCGGGCTGATTCCCTACAGCGCGGCTCCCGACTATCGCGAGTACCTGCAGGCTCCTCTCAACTCGCCGCTGGTGGCGAGTGCGACCTACGCGGTGTCGTTCTACGTGTCGCTCGCCGACACCTGCAACGTGGCAGTGGATCGGCTGGGGGCGTACTTCCCGGTTGGCCCGGTCGGCCCGCTGGTGACGAACACCACACTGCTCGTGACACCGCAGTTCGAAACGCCGGCGAACACGTTCCTCAATGACAAGACGAACTGGATCCTCGTGAGCGGCACCTTCGTGGCCGCCGGAGGCGAGAGCCACATCGTGATCGGCAGTTTCCGGGACGACGCCAGCACCAACCTCGAGCCTCAGCCCGAGAACTGGCCGGGCGCCTACTACTACATCGATGACGTCACGGTGGAACTGATGCCCGCGGCCGTCGACCAGGCGTGCTGTTTGCCGGATGCGACCTGTACGCTGCTGACTCCCGGTGAGTGCACGCTGTCGGGCGGCACTCCGATGGGCGCTGAAACCGGATGCAACCCGAACCCATGCAGCCCGGTTCCGACCCGCAAGAGCAGCTGGGGCGCACTCAAGTCGATCTATCGGTAGGGGCTCATCCGGGAACCGGTTGCGCCCCAGTGGTGTACGGTGCATCCATGAGGTGGCACTCGAAGGCGGTGTTCGGTGTTCTGTGCTTGGCTCGGAGCCTCCGCTCTGAACCAGGCAGAGCCGAAGCCTACTCGGCGCCCTCGGACACGATTGGATGGTGGCTCGACGGCGGGGCCGCTCCCGCCGCCTTCGTGGGTCGTTCCGTTCAGGGCGGAGTCGAGCTGACTGCCCTGCGCGCGCTGCACTATCCGGACGGTCGACGGATCGACAAGCGAAGTGCCGTCCGGAGAACCCGCGCTCGCGATCACGACGAGTCTGCTGTTCGAAGGTCTCCTCAATGGAGTGCGTGTGAAGTCGGCTCGATCGGTCCCGTCGCAAGGATGCCGGCCCAGGTTCGATTCGCTGTATCGCTAGAGGTCTCTGGTCGGTCTCGAGCGAACCCCGGATGGTACGTGCTCCGCTAGGGCAACAACGCGATCCGCCGCACGAACACCTGTTCCCCGCCGACTCTCACTCGTGCGAGGTAGATTCCGGCGCGGCGTCGCCCACCCTCGGCTCCCTGACCGGACCACGCGAGCGTCCAGCGTCCGGCGCCGTAGCTGCGGTCTTCGCGCCACACCTCGCGTCCCTGAACGTCGTGGACCGAGAACTGGACCTGGGTTTCTCGCGGCAGCGAGAGATTCATGAGCGCGCGCCCGGTGGTCGGCGACGGATACGCGTTCGAGAGTGACACGTTGCCGGGCAGATCCGACCCTCTGGTTTCGCCTGAGTCCGACAGATCGGGCGCAGGTAACGCCTCGCTCGCCATCGCGAGGGCGCCGGCCGGAACGGTGCCGCCGCCATAGTTCTCGAAGCTCGCACTGGAGGCGCCTTCGAGCGTCAGGCCGATTCGACCTCCGAGGTTGTAGAACGGCCACGCCGTGATGGAACGCGAACCGAGCAGTGTCGCGTTCTTGTAGACGTTCACGGTTCCGTTCGCGAGCGCCCGTGCGCCGAAGCGATCGCCGGCGGCGAACGTGGTCGAGATGGAGGCGCCGCGGTTGGTCCAGCTGCCGTTCTGATAGGTCGACACCTGAACGCGACCCGGGTTCGCGTCGTAGCGCACTTCGATATGCCCGGAGGTATAGGAAGTTCCCTGCACCTTGAGCATGAGGTCCTGCTCGATCACCGATGAGCCAAGCGTGCTGAAGGTGTAGTAGGCCTCCTGATCGGCGCCGAACACCGCGCCGTTCCAGACTGCCGAAACGTAGCAGCAGTTCTGTGTCGCAGCATTGCCGGTTACGACGAAGCCGTTCACGTCACCGACCCACGTCGCGCCGACCGGGCCATTCGCGCGATCAAAGTTGTCGAGCACCGCGGTGGCCGGGAACCCGGGCGGACCGGTCGTCACTGTGATCGGAACCGTCGCCTGGGCGCTGCCGTTGCGACCGTCGGTGACTGTCAGCACCGCGGAGTAGCTGCCCGCGGCGTTGTAGGTCTTGCTCGGACTCGCGGCCGTCGAGGTCGTGCCGTCTCCGAATGCCCACGCGTAGCCGAGCGGATCGCCGTCGGGATCGCTCGAGCCGGCGCTCGAAAACGCGACCGTCAGGGGCGCAGAACCTGTGGTCGGCGTGCCGCTCGCCTGCGCGATCGGCGGCCGATTGGGCCCCGGTCCGATCGTGAGCGGAATGGTCTGCGCGTTGTTGGTCTCGATGGTTTCGAACGCCTTGGCCAGCGTGTCGACGGTGGCTCGCAGCGCGTAGGTCCCGGCCGCCAGCGAAGGCGTGACGATCGCGGTGACCTGAACGCTCGAAAGCGCCGGAACCAGCGTGTCGCGCTCCGCCAGCACCGTGTTGCCGGCGCGCACTCGCCAGCGCGTGATCGGAGCTGGCATGCGTCCCGTGTTGCTGATCCGGAAAGTCACGGTGAGCGGGCTCGCGGTCGTGGGAACAGCAGGTGCGACGGCGAGGAGTGATGGCGAGAGATCGACCTCGGGGTAGATGTTCACGCGGGCCGTATCAACGAGTCCGCCCGTGTCAGTGACGTGAAGCTGGAGTTGGGCGAACACGCCGGTGCCGTCGTCGTGGTCCTCGCCGACGTAGGTCGCGGTCGTCCCGTTGGCCTGGAACACCGCGGGGTGCACGTGAGTGTTGTGGTGGAGATTGACCTGCCAGTGCAGGTTGAGCGCCGCGACGGCGTCCTGCGCATCGGTGCCGTGACCGGTCATCGCAACGTTCTGGCCAGCGTAGAAGAACGAGTTGTTGGCCGGCGCTTCGATCACCGCAGTTGGTTTGGTGTTGATGTTCAAGTTGATGTTGCCGCCGCCGAAGTCATCGAGGCGCGACTGCGTGGCGCCATCCAGCGTCAGGCCAATGAAGCCACCCAGCGCGGCGTAGGCCCACCCGGTCACGCTGCGCGATCCCAGCATCGTCGCGTTCTTGTAGACCTCGACCGTTCCATTGGCATACGCGCGGGCGCCGAGGCGATCACCGGCCGCGAACGTGGTGGCGATCGGCGTGCCGCGATCGATCCAGCCGGCCGAGAGGTCGTAGGTCGCGACGTACACGCCACTGCGGCCGGCGTCGTAGCGGACTTCGATGTGTGCCGCGTTGTAATTGGCGGACTGCAGCTTGAGCTGCAGATCGTGTTCGGGCGCGCCGGCCGTCAACTGTGCGAGCGTGACGAAGGCTTCCTGGTCGGGGCCAAAGCTCTGTGCGGCCCAGATCGGTGTGCCGTAGATGCAGCAGGTCTGCGTCAATGCGTTCGAGTTGATGCTCAGGCTCGCATTGGCGTAGACGGGATCCACCCATGCGCTACCGATCGCGCCGTTCGCGCGATTGAAGTTGTCGAGTACGGCGGTGCTCGGGAAGCCGCTGCCGGTGCCGTTCACGACCACCACCACGGTGTCCCGGCCGAGACCGCCGCGCCCGTCGCTGACCGAAAGAATCGCGTTGAAAGTTCCCGCGCTCGAGTAGAGATGCGACGGACTCTGTGCGGTCGACGTGCCCGCGTCGCCGAATGTCCATGCATAGGTGAGCGGATCTCCGTCGGGATCGGTGCCGGAGCCGGTGAAGTTCACGGTCAGCGGAGCCGTGCCCGAGGTTGGTGCACCCAGCGCGTTCGCGACGGGAGGCCGATTGTTGTCGACGGCGCCGGTCCAGCGAATCCGTCGCACCTGCCCGGTGCCGACCGAGACGTAGAGGATGTCTCCGTTGGCCGGATCGGCCTCGAAGTCCACCGGGCTCTCCATTGCGGTGCCGAATGAAGCGACCGACAGGACGTTGTTGTTGCCGTCGACGGTCGCCACGCGCACCCAGCTCTGGCCGTAGTCACCGAAGAAGTACTGACCGCGATACTGCTGCGGGTACTGGCTCGCGGTGTAGAACGCACCGCCGATCGCGGTGTTCCCGCTCATCCCGGACGGAGT
The window above is part of the Candidatus Eisenbacteria bacterium genome. Proteins encoded here:
- a CDS encoding response regulator: MDFLKPALIFTALACLVLSGSFLYVWIAYTRRRYALCWGLSWLAAVPHLACSWVLISAPELHVVQALDQVLLVANAALMVCGCLDFVHGRIPTRTVVLVALPFLTWGVLAPLYATEFSRAQLPNAVLLGGSYLFTAMSFLHLRRTRRTRGSLVIAILFALAGLHEFDYPLFGNLAWATAIGYTLASVLATLIALSLLILILEEARADVEEERARLRGILDALPVGVVMFRRDGSAALDNAMSRTMLGNTATATPTTLQDLAGRLLVPAEAMHRRASHDSPMARTFATGEVCVPEEFALCNPDAIPRAVLVNAGPVHDARAQLLGVVTVLQDVEEWKHIERQMVRSQRLQSLGTLAAGVAHNFNNALTLMLGHAQLARHAADLPSMRSRVESISQIASDSVGIVGRIQSLARSRPAGARAESVVELAALVRDVVELTRPRWLEGAKAEGVHYEVRTELVDGVEIRAQAAELRESVLNLVINALDAMPRGGRLTFEVGIDAGHAVLRLTDDGEGMPAEVRERVFDPFFTTKGARGTGLGLSLVFGVVERLGGEIAVESAPGSGTTFTLRFPLAGSGSAHSAMPEVRAASVARHVLVVEDDPVLRNLTVEMLEQQGHRATPAASGQAALRMLEGSDIDLVFTDLSMPGVTGWDVVSHAARVRPGIPVVLVTGWGQLISPTECAAAVERSAAPIQRAA
- a CDS encoding two-component sensor histidine kinase, with the protein product MTLNLVTALFASKGFMPHGHCYLWLPSMVWLHTLSDAVIALSYATIPVTLLYIVRRRKDVPFDWRFFSFGAFIVAFGATHVMSIWTLWVPVYWLAGVVKAVTALASAVTAIVLVRLVPRILTFPNRSALLELNATLAAEVERRGQAELRMQALNEDLTRQAKQMRETNHQLEAFSYSISHDLRTPLRHISGYSGMLQQMAGPQLDVASRRLLDAVSTSAVKMGSLIEGLLEFSLMNRTAMTMREVSLDAVVHELVDEVNPAPARRRVEWRVHPLPTVRGDMAYPDKLFGVFQRLHAADEFEGTGIGLANVQRIIQRHGGRTWAEGQLDAGATFYFSIPTEVAAAA
- a CDS encoding PKD domain-containing protein, coding for MVTPSLAAGTYALRATVDTLAKAFETIETNNAQTIPLTIGPGPNRPPIAQASGTPTTGSAPLTVAFSSAGSSDPDGDPLGYAWAFGDGTTSTAASPSKTYNAAGSYSAVLTVTDGRNGSAQATVPITVTTGPPGFPATAVLDNFDRANGPVGATWVGDVNGFVVTGNAATQNCCYVSAVWNGAVFGADQEAYYTFSTLGSSVIEQDLMLKVQGTSYTSGHIEVRYDANPGRVQVSTYQNGSWTNRGASISTTFAAGDRFGARALANGTVNVYKNATLLGSRSITAWPFYNLGGRIGLTLEGASSASFENYGGGTVPAGALAMASEALPAPDLSDSGETRGSDLPGNVSLSNAYPSPTTGRALMNLSLPRETQVQFSVHDVQGREVWREDRSYGAGRWTLAWSGQGAEGGRRRAGIYLARVRVGGEQVFVRRIALLP